In Aegilops tauschii subsp. strangulata cultivar AL8/78 chromosome 3, Aet v6.0, whole genome shotgun sequence, one genomic interval encodes:
- the LOC141042836 gene encoding uncharacterized protein yields the protein MVFEDESSNDNSSPPYMHSETSTDGLNQVPFSLEDPDYKGLELDLIVLCEKHGKPSERLVAFEGTMTGRRFLACAEPEGQNCGFVQWVDEQWPPTMENALLKLWSMVEERKSARVNDNLQSALTIHHLTEEKKKLDADYDKLVKDVHQLVDFQQDRVVDFSYLQSAVTYQHQCRAELVAGMNAEMAKKDAATEKLQQKYEILCNLTSAQATAIQNLKLKNMKEKELMSEARMNLELKNAEFTKFEEKLTQEKLELKFQVADRLKLADSRV from the exons ATGGTTTTTGAAGACGAGAGCAGCAACGACAACTCAAGCCCGCCGTACATGCACTCCGAAACCTCCACCGATGGGCTCAACCAG GTGCCTTTCTCTCTTGAGGACCCGGATTACAAGGGTCTTGAGCTAGATCTGATAGTGCTGTGCGAGAAGCATGGGAAGCCATCAGAGAGGCTTGTTGCATTTGAAGGAACAATGACTGGGAGAAGGTTCTTAGCATGTGCAGAGCCG GAAGGTCAGAATTGTGGGTTTGTTCAGTGGGTTGATGAGCAGTGGCCCCCAACAATGGAGAATGCATTGTTGAAGCTTTGGTCAATGGTTGAAGAGAGAAAGTCTGCTAGGGTGAATGATAATCTTCAAAGTGCTTTAACTATTCACCATTTgacagaagaaaagaagaagctGGATGCAGACTATGACAAGTTAGTGAAAGATGTGCATCAACTTGTGGACTTTCAGCAGGATAGGGTTGTGGATTTCAGTTATCTGCAGTCAGCTGTCACATATCAGCACCAATGCAGAGCTGAATTGGTGGCTGGTATGAATGCAGAAATGGCAAAGAAAGATGCTGCTACAGAGAAGCTTCAACAGAAGTATGAAATCCTGTGCAACCTGACAAGTGCTCAAGCAACTGCCATCCAAAACCtcaagttgaagaatatgaaagaGAAGGAATTGATGAGTGAGGCTAGGATGAATTTGGAGTTGAAGAATGCAGAGTTCACAAAGTTTGAGGAGAAGCTCACCCAAGAGAAGCTAGAGTTGAAGTTCCAGGTTGCTGATCGGCTGAAGCTAGCAGATTCAAGAGTTTAA